In one Balaenoptera musculus isolate JJ_BM4_2016_0621 chromosome 20, mBalMus1.pri.v3, whole genome shotgun sequence genomic region, the following are encoded:
- the LOC118886749 gene encoding 2-(3-amino-3-carboxypropyl)histidine synthase subunit 1 isoform X6 — protein sequence MAALVAAEATESGSRNGPGRGRAPRGRLANQIPPEILNNPQLQAAIQVLPSNYNFEIPKTIWRIQQAQAKKVALQTPEGLLLFACTIVDILERFTEAEVMVMGDVTYGACCVDDFTARALGADFLVHYGHSCLVPMDTSAQDFRVLYVFVDIRIDTAHLLDSIRLTFPPASALALVSTIQFVSTLQAAAQELKAEYRVSVPQCKPLSPGEILGCTSPRLPKEVEAIVYLGDGRFHLESVMIANPNVPAYRYDPYSKVLSREHYDYQRMQANRQEAIATARSAKSWGLILGTLGRQGSPKILEHLESRLRALGLPFVRLLLSEIFPSKLSLLPEVDVWVQVACPRLSIDWGTAFPKPLLTPYEAAVALRDISWQQPYPMDFYAGSSLGPWTVNHGRDRLLQHPGRPALGKVQERPARPFPAVACEACSCRNEEVAPPAP from the exons ATGGCGGCGCTGGTTGCGGCCGAGGCCACAGAGTCCGGCAGCCGAAACGGCCCGGGCAGAG GTCGAGCCCCTCGGGGCCGCTTGGCCAATCAGATACCCCCTGAGATCCTGAACAATCCCCAGCTGCAGGCAGCCATTCAAGTCCTGCCTTCCAACTATAACTTTGAGATTCCCAAGACCATCTGGAGGATCCAACAGGCCCAGGCCAAGAAGG TGGCCTTACAAACGCCTGAAGGCCTCCTCCTCTTCGCCTGTACCATCGTGGATATCTTGGAAAG GTTCACGGAGGCCGAAGTGATGGTGATGGGTGATGTGACCTACGGGGCTTGCTGTGTGGATGACTTTACCGCAAGGGCCCTGGGAGCTGACTTCCTGGTGCACTATGGCCACAGCTGCCTGG ttCCCATGGACACCTCGGCCCAAGACTTCCGGGTGCTGTATGTCTTTGTGGACATCCGGATAGACACTGCCCACCTACTGGACTCTATCCGCCTCACCTTTCCCCCAGCCAGTGCCCTTGCGCTGGTCAGCACCATTCAGTTTGTGTCAACTTTGCAG GCAGCTGCCCAAGAGCTGAAAGCTGAGTATCGTGTGAGTGTCCCACAGTGCAAGCCCCTGTCCCCTGGGGAGATCCTGGGCTGCACGTCCCCCCGTCTACCCAAGGAGGTGGAGGCTATTGT ATATCTTGGAGATGGCCGCTTCCATCTGGAGTCTGTCATGATTGCCAACCCCAATGTCCCCGCTTATCG ATACGACCCGTACAGCAAAGTCCTGTCCAGAGAGCACTATGACTACCAGCGCATGCAGGCCAACCGCCAAGAAGCCATAGCCACTGCCCGCTCAGCTAAATCCTGGGGTCTCATCCTGGGCACTTTGGGCCGCCAGGGCAGTCCCAagattctggag CACCTGGAATCTCGGCTCCgggccttgggacttcccttcGTGAGGCTGCTGCTCTCTGAGATCTTCCCCAGCAAGCTTAGCCTTCTTCCTGAGGTGGATGT GTGGGTGCAGGTGGCATGTCCACGCCTCTCCATTGACTGGGGCACAGCCTTCCCCAAGCCGCTGCTCACACCCTATGAG GCGGCAGTGGCCCTGAGGGACATTTCCTGGCAGCAGCCCTACCCTATGGACTTCTACGCCGGCAGTTCCTTGGGGCCGTGGACGGTGAACCACGGACGGGATCGGCTGCTCCAGCACCCGGGCCGGCCGGCGCTGGGGAAG GTTcaggagaggcccgcgcgccCCTTTCCAGCCGTGGCTTGCGAGGCTTGCAGCTGCAGAAACGAGGAGGTCGCGCCGCCCGCTCCCTGA
- the LOC118886749 gene encoding 2-(3-amino-3-carboxypropyl)histidine synthase subunit 1 isoform X5, with protein MAALVAAEATESGSRNGPGRGLALILGRAPRGRLANQIPPEILNNPQLQAAIQVLPSNYNFEIPKTIWRIQQAQAKKVALQTPEGLLLFACTIVDILERFTEAEVMVMGDVTYGACCVDDFTARALGADFLVHYGHSCLVPMDTSAQDFRVLYVFVDIRIDTAHLLDSIRLTFPPASALALVSTIQFVSTLQAAAQELKAEYRVSVPQCKPLSPGEILGCTSPRLPKEVEAIVYLGDGRFHLESVMIANPNVPAYRYDPYSKVLSREHYDYQRMQANRQEAIATARSAKSWGLILGTLGRQGSPKILEHLESRLRALGLPFVRLLLSEIFPSKLSLLPEVDVWVQVACPRLSIDWGTAFPKPLLTPYEAAVALRDISWQQPYPMDFYAGSSLGPWTVNHGRDRLLQHPGRPALGKVQERPARPFPAVACEACSCRNEEVAPPAP; from the exons ATGGCGGCGCTGGTTGCGGCCGAGGCCACAGAGTCCGGCAGCCGAAACGGCCCGGGCAGAG GCCTTGCACTCATCCTAGGTCGAGCCCCTCGGGGCCGCTTGGCCAATCAGATACCCCCTGAGATCCTGAACAATCCCCAGCTGCAGGCAGCCATTCAAGTCCTGCCTTCCAACTATAACTTTGAGATTCCCAAGACCATCTGGAGGATCCAACAGGCCCAGGCCAAGAAGG TGGCCTTACAAACGCCTGAAGGCCTCCTCCTCTTCGCCTGTACCATCGTGGATATCTTGGAAAG GTTCACGGAGGCCGAAGTGATGGTGATGGGTGATGTGACCTACGGGGCTTGCTGTGTGGATGACTTTACCGCAAGGGCCCTGGGAGCTGACTTCCTGGTGCACTATGGCCACAGCTGCCTGG ttCCCATGGACACCTCGGCCCAAGACTTCCGGGTGCTGTATGTCTTTGTGGACATCCGGATAGACACTGCCCACCTACTGGACTCTATCCGCCTCACCTTTCCCCCAGCCAGTGCCCTTGCGCTGGTCAGCACCATTCAGTTTGTGTCAACTTTGCAG GCAGCTGCCCAAGAGCTGAAAGCTGAGTATCGTGTGAGTGTCCCACAGTGCAAGCCCCTGTCCCCTGGGGAGATCCTGGGCTGCACGTCCCCCCGTCTACCCAAGGAGGTGGAGGCTATTGT ATATCTTGGAGATGGCCGCTTCCATCTGGAGTCTGTCATGATTGCCAACCCCAATGTCCCCGCTTATCG ATACGACCCGTACAGCAAAGTCCTGTCCAGAGAGCACTATGACTACCAGCGCATGCAGGCCAACCGCCAAGAAGCCATAGCCACTGCCCGCTCAGCTAAATCCTGGGGTCTCATCCTGGGCACTTTGGGCCGCCAGGGCAGTCCCAagattctggag CACCTGGAATCTCGGCTCCgggccttgggacttcccttcGTGAGGCTGCTGCTCTCTGAGATCTTCCCCAGCAAGCTTAGCCTTCTTCCTGAGGTGGATGT GTGGGTGCAGGTGGCATGTCCACGCCTCTCCATTGACTGGGGCACAGCCTTCCCCAAGCCGCTGCTCACACCCTATGAG GCGGCAGTGGCCCTGAGGGACATTTCCTGGCAGCAGCCCTACCCTATGGACTTCTACGCCGGCAGTTCCTTGGGGCCGTGGACGGTGAACCACGGACGGGATCGGCTGCTCCAGCACCCGGGCCGGCCGGCGCTGGGGAAG GTTcaggagaggcccgcgcgccCCTTTCCAGCCGTGGCTTGCGAGGCTTGCAGCTGCAGAAACGAGGAGGTCGCGCCGCCCGCTCCCTGA
- the LOC118886749 gene encoding 2-(3-amino-3-carboxypropyl)histidine synthase subunit 1 isoform X3 yields MAALVAAEATESGSRNGPGRVALQTPEGLLLFACTIVDILERFTEAEVMVMGDVTYGACCVDDFTARALGADFLVHYGHSCLVPMDTSAQDFRVLYVFVDIRIDTAHLLDSIRLTFPPASALALVSTIQFVSTLQAAAQELKAEYRVSVPQCKPLSPGEILGCTSPRLPKEVEAIVYLGDGRFHLESVMIANPNVPAYRFFSRYDPYSKVLSREHYDYQRMQANRQEAIATARSAKSWGLILGTLGRQGSPKILEHLESRLRALGLPFVRLLLSEIFPSKLSLLPEVDVWVQVACPRLSIDWGTAFPKPLLTPYEAAVALRDISWQQPYPMDFYAGSSLGPWTVNHGRDRLLQHPGRPALGKVSAPALAGPHPLSVVMATPTLSEARLQGGAGIGFRPLMFNFRSGKDRFRSLWRLPRIMATSQPLRVLCLAGFRQSERGFREKTGALRKALRGRAELVCLSGPHPVADAAGPEGAGPDPGPCPPEEQPRGWWFSKQEADVFSALEEPTVCRGLEEALGTVAQALSKLGPFDGILGFSQGAALAALVCALGQAGDPRFPLPRFIILVSGFCPRGLGLKEAILQGPLSLPSLHVFGDTDRVIPSQESMQLCSRFAGAIALTHSGGHFIPAAAPQRQAYLQFLDQFAE; encoded by the exons ATGGCGGCGCTGGTTGCGGCCGAGGCCACAGAGTCCGGCAGCCGAAACGGCCCGGGCAGAG TGGCCTTACAAACGCCTGAAGGCCTCCTCCTCTTCGCCTGTACCATCGTGGATATCTTGGAAAG GTTCACGGAGGCCGAAGTGATGGTGATGGGTGATGTGACCTACGGGGCTTGCTGTGTGGATGACTTTACCGCAAGGGCCCTGGGAGCTGACTTCCTGGTGCACTATGGCCACAGCTGCCTGG ttCCCATGGACACCTCGGCCCAAGACTTCCGGGTGCTGTATGTCTTTGTGGACATCCGGATAGACACTGCCCACCTACTGGACTCTATCCGCCTCACCTTTCCCCCAGCCAGTGCCCTTGCGCTGGTCAGCACCATTCAGTTTGTGTCAACTTTGCAG GCAGCTGCCCAAGAGCTGAAAGCTGAGTATCGTGTGAGTGTCCCACAGTGCAAGCCCCTGTCCCCTGGGGAGATCCTGGGCTGCACGTCCCCCCGTCTACCCAAGGAGGTGGAGGCTATTGT ATATCTTGGAGATGGCCGCTTCCATCTGGAGTCTGTCATGATTGCCAACCCCAATGTCCCCGCTTATCG CTTCTTTTCCAGATACGACCCGTACAGCAAAGTCCTGTCCAGAGAGCACTATGACTACCAGCGCATGCAGGCCAACCGCCAAGAAGCCATAGCCACTGCCCGCTCAGCTAAATCCTGGGGTCTCATCCTGGGCACTTTGGGCCGCCAGGGCAGTCCCAagattctggag CACCTGGAATCTCGGCTCCgggccttgggacttcccttcGTGAGGCTGCTGCTCTCTGAGATCTTCCCCAGCAAGCTTAGCCTTCTTCCTGAGGTGGATGT GTGGGTGCAGGTGGCATGTCCACGCCTCTCCATTGACTGGGGCACAGCCTTCCCCAAGCCGCTGCTCACACCCTATGAG GCGGCAGTGGCCCTGAGGGACATTTCCTGGCAGCAGCCCTACCCTATGGACTTCTACGCCGGCAGTTCCTTGGGGCCGTGGACGGTGAACCACGGACGGGATCGGCTGCTCCAGCACCCGGGCCGGCCGGCGCTGGGGAAG GTATCAGCTCCAGCTCTGGCCGGGCCGCACCCTCTTTCCGTTGTCATGGCAACGCCCACTCTCTCTGAGGCCCGCCTCCAGGGTGGTGCCGGCATTGGGTTCCGTCCCCTTATGTTCAACTTCCGCTCGGGGAAAGACCGCTTCCGGTCCCTCTGGCGCTTGCCCAGAATTATGGCTACGTCTCAGCCTCTGCGGGTCTTGTGTTTGGCCGGTTTTCGGCAGAGCGAGCGGGGCTTCCGCGAGAAGACTGGAGCGCTGCGGAAGGCGCTGCGGGGCCGCGCAGAGCTCGTGTGCCTCAGCGGCCCGCACCCGGTCGCGGACGCAGCGGGCCCTGAGGGCGCCGGGCCAGACCCCG GGCCCTGCCCTCCGGAGGAGCAACCTCGAGGCTGGTGGTTTTCCAAACAGGAGGCAGACGTTTTCTCGGCACTGGAAGAGCCCACGGTGTGCAGAGGTCTGGAGGAAGCCCTGGGAACGGTGGCACAGGCACTGAGCAAGCTGGGGCCTTTCGATGGGATCCTTGGTTTCAGCCAGGGGGCCGCGCTAGCAGCCCTTGTGTGTGCCCTTGGCCAAGCCGGCGATCCCCGCTTCCCTTTGCCCCGGTTTATCATCCTGGTATCTGGTTTCTGTCCCCGGGGCCTTGGCCTCAAGGAAGCCATCCTGCAGGGCCCCTTGTCACTGCCTTCCCTCCATGTTTTTGGGGACACCGACCGCGTCATCCCCTCTCAGGAGAGTATGCAACTGTGTAGCCGATTCGCTGGAGCCATCGCCCTCACCCACTCTGGTGGCCATTTCATTCCGGCGGCCGCGCCCCAGCGCCAGGCCTACCTCCAGTTCCTGGACCAGTTTGCAGAGTGA
- the LOC118886749 gene encoding 2-(3-amino-3-carboxypropyl)histidine synthase subunit 1 isoform X4 — protein MAALVAAEATESGSRNGPGRGRAPRGRLANQIPPEILNNPQLQAAIQVLPSNYNFEIPKTIWRIQQAQAKKVALQTPEGLLLFACTIVDILERFTEAEVMVMGDVTYGACCVDDFTARALGADFLVHYGHSCLVPMDTSAQDFRVLYVFVDIRIDTAHLLDSIRLTFPPASALALVSTIQFVSTLQAAAQELKAEYRVSVPQCKPLSPGEILGCTSPRLPKEVEAIVYLGDGRFHLESVMIANPNVPAYRYDPYSKVLSREHYDYQRMQANRQEAIATARSAKSWGLILGTLGRQGSPKILEHLESRLRALGLPFVRLLLSEIFPSKLSLLPEVDVWVQVACPRLSIDWGTAFPKPLLTPYEAAVALRDISWQQPYPMDFYAGSSLGPWTVNHGRDRLLQHPGRPALGKVSAPALAGPHPLSVVMATPTLSEARLQGGAGIGFRPLMFNFRSGKDRFRSLWRLPRIMATSQPLRVLCLAGFRQSERGFREKTGALRKALRGRAELVCLSGPHPVADAAGPEGAGPDPGPCPPEEQPRGWWFSKQEADVFSALEEPTVCRGLEEALGTVAQALSKLGPFDGILGFSQGAALAALVCALGQAGDPRFPLPRFIILVSGFCPRGLGLKEAILQGPLSLPSLHVFGDTDRVIPSQESMQLCSRFAGAIALTHSGGHFIPAAAPQRQAYLQFLDQFAE, from the exons ATGGCGGCGCTGGTTGCGGCCGAGGCCACAGAGTCCGGCAGCCGAAACGGCCCGGGCAGAG GTCGAGCCCCTCGGGGCCGCTTGGCCAATCAGATACCCCCTGAGATCCTGAACAATCCCCAGCTGCAGGCAGCCATTCAAGTCCTGCCTTCCAACTATAACTTTGAGATTCCCAAGACCATCTGGAGGATCCAACAGGCCCAGGCCAAGAAGG TGGCCTTACAAACGCCTGAAGGCCTCCTCCTCTTCGCCTGTACCATCGTGGATATCTTGGAAAG GTTCACGGAGGCCGAAGTGATGGTGATGGGTGATGTGACCTACGGGGCTTGCTGTGTGGATGACTTTACCGCAAGGGCCCTGGGAGCTGACTTCCTGGTGCACTATGGCCACAGCTGCCTGG ttCCCATGGACACCTCGGCCCAAGACTTCCGGGTGCTGTATGTCTTTGTGGACATCCGGATAGACACTGCCCACCTACTGGACTCTATCCGCCTCACCTTTCCCCCAGCCAGTGCCCTTGCGCTGGTCAGCACCATTCAGTTTGTGTCAACTTTGCAG GCAGCTGCCCAAGAGCTGAAAGCTGAGTATCGTGTGAGTGTCCCACAGTGCAAGCCCCTGTCCCCTGGGGAGATCCTGGGCTGCACGTCCCCCCGTCTACCCAAGGAGGTGGAGGCTATTGT ATATCTTGGAGATGGCCGCTTCCATCTGGAGTCTGTCATGATTGCCAACCCCAATGTCCCCGCTTATCG ATACGACCCGTACAGCAAAGTCCTGTCCAGAGAGCACTATGACTACCAGCGCATGCAGGCCAACCGCCAAGAAGCCATAGCCACTGCCCGCTCAGCTAAATCCTGGGGTCTCATCCTGGGCACTTTGGGCCGCCAGGGCAGTCCCAagattctggag CACCTGGAATCTCGGCTCCgggccttgggacttcccttcGTGAGGCTGCTGCTCTCTGAGATCTTCCCCAGCAAGCTTAGCCTTCTTCCTGAGGTGGATGT GTGGGTGCAGGTGGCATGTCCACGCCTCTCCATTGACTGGGGCACAGCCTTCCCCAAGCCGCTGCTCACACCCTATGAG GCGGCAGTGGCCCTGAGGGACATTTCCTGGCAGCAGCCCTACCCTATGGACTTCTACGCCGGCAGTTCCTTGGGGCCGTGGACGGTGAACCACGGACGGGATCGGCTGCTCCAGCACCCGGGCCGGCCGGCGCTGGGGAAG GTATCAGCTCCAGCTCTGGCCGGGCCGCACCCTCTTTCCGTTGTCATGGCAACGCCCACTCTCTCTGAGGCCCGCCTCCAGGGTGGTGCCGGCATTGGGTTCCGTCCCCTTATGTTCAACTTCCGCTCGGGGAAAGACCGCTTCCGGTCCCTCTGGCGCTTGCCCAGAATTATGGCTACGTCTCAGCCTCTGCGGGTCTTGTGTTTGGCCGGTTTTCGGCAGAGCGAGCGGGGCTTCCGCGAGAAGACTGGAGCGCTGCGGAAGGCGCTGCGGGGCCGCGCAGAGCTCGTGTGCCTCAGCGGCCCGCACCCGGTCGCGGACGCAGCGGGCCCTGAGGGCGCCGGGCCAGACCCCG GGCCCTGCCCTCCGGAGGAGCAACCTCGAGGCTGGTGGTTTTCCAAACAGGAGGCAGACGTTTTCTCGGCACTGGAAGAGCCCACGGTGTGCAGAGGTCTGGAGGAAGCCCTGGGAACGGTGGCACAGGCACTGAGCAAGCTGGGGCCTTTCGATGGGATCCTTGGTTTCAGCCAGGGGGCCGCGCTAGCAGCCCTTGTGTGTGCCCTTGGCCAAGCCGGCGATCCCCGCTTCCCTTTGCCCCGGTTTATCATCCTGGTATCTGGTTTCTGTCCCCGGGGCCTTGGCCTCAAGGAAGCCATCCTGCAGGGCCCCTTGTCACTGCCTTCCCTCCATGTTTTTGGGGACACCGACCGCGTCATCCCCTCTCAGGAGAGTATGCAACTGTGTAGCCGATTCGCTGGAGCCATCGCCCTCACCCACTCTGGTGGCCATTTCATTCCGGCGGCCGCGCCCCAGCGCCAGGCCTACCTCCAGTTCCTGGACCAGTTTGCAGAGTGA
- the LOC118886749 gene encoding 2-(3-amino-3-carboxypropyl)histidine synthase subunit 1 isoform X1, with the protein MAALVAAEATESGSRNGPGRGLALILGRAPRGRLANQIPPEILNNPQLQAAIQVLPSNYNFEIPKTIWRIQQAQAKKVALQTPEGLLLFACTIVDILERFTEAEVMVMGDVTYGACCVDDFTARALGADFLVHYGHSCLVPMDTSAQDFRVLYVFVDIRIDTAHLLDSIRLTFPPASALALVSTIQFVSTLQAAAQELKAEYRVSVPQCKPLSPGEILGCTSPRLPKEVEAIVYLGDGRFHLESVMIANPNVPAYRYDPYSKVLSREHYDYQRMQANRQEAIATARSAKSWGLILGTLGRQGSPKILEHLESRLRALGLPFVRLLLSEIFPSKLSLLPEVDVWVQVACPRLSIDWGTAFPKPLLTPYEAAVALRDISWQQPYPMDFYAGSSLGPWTVNHGRDRLLQHPGRPALGKVSAPALAGPHPLSVVMATPTLSEARLQGGAGIGFRPLMFNFRSGKDRFRSLWRLPRIMATSQPLRVLCLAGFRQSERGFREKTGALRKALRGRAELVCLSGPHPVADAAGPEGAGPDPGPCPPEEQPRGWWFSKQEADVFSALEEPTVCRGLEEALGTVAQALSKLGPFDGILGFSQGAALAALVCALGQAGDPRFPLPRFIILVSGFCPRGLGLKEAILQGPLSLPSLHVFGDTDRVIPSQESMQLCSRFAGAIALTHSGGHFIPAAAPQRQAYLQFLDQFAE; encoded by the exons ATGGCGGCGCTGGTTGCGGCCGAGGCCACAGAGTCCGGCAGCCGAAACGGCCCGGGCAGAG GCCTTGCACTCATCCTAGGTCGAGCCCCTCGGGGCCGCTTGGCCAATCAGATACCCCCTGAGATCCTGAACAATCCCCAGCTGCAGGCAGCCATTCAAGTCCTGCCTTCCAACTATAACTTTGAGATTCCCAAGACCATCTGGAGGATCCAACAGGCCCAGGCCAAGAAGG TGGCCTTACAAACGCCTGAAGGCCTCCTCCTCTTCGCCTGTACCATCGTGGATATCTTGGAAAG GTTCACGGAGGCCGAAGTGATGGTGATGGGTGATGTGACCTACGGGGCTTGCTGTGTGGATGACTTTACCGCAAGGGCCCTGGGAGCTGACTTCCTGGTGCACTATGGCCACAGCTGCCTGG ttCCCATGGACACCTCGGCCCAAGACTTCCGGGTGCTGTATGTCTTTGTGGACATCCGGATAGACACTGCCCACCTACTGGACTCTATCCGCCTCACCTTTCCCCCAGCCAGTGCCCTTGCGCTGGTCAGCACCATTCAGTTTGTGTCAACTTTGCAG GCAGCTGCCCAAGAGCTGAAAGCTGAGTATCGTGTGAGTGTCCCACAGTGCAAGCCCCTGTCCCCTGGGGAGATCCTGGGCTGCACGTCCCCCCGTCTACCCAAGGAGGTGGAGGCTATTGT ATATCTTGGAGATGGCCGCTTCCATCTGGAGTCTGTCATGATTGCCAACCCCAATGTCCCCGCTTATCG ATACGACCCGTACAGCAAAGTCCTGTCCAGAGAGCACTATGACTACCAGCGCATGCAGGCCAACCGCCAAGAAGCCATAGCCACTGCCCGCTCAGCTAAATCCTGGGGTCTCATCCTGGGCACTTTGGGCCGCCAGGGCAGTCCCAagattctggag CACCTGGAATCTCGGCTCCgggccttgggacttcccttcGTGAGGCTGCTGCTCTCTGAGATCTTCCCCAGCAAGCTTAGCCTTCTTCCTGAGGTGGATGT GTGGGTGCAGGTGGCATGTCCACGCCTCTCCATTGACTGGGGCACAGCCTTCCCCAAGCCGCTGCTCACACCCTATGAG GCGGCAGTGGCCCTGAGGGACATTTCCTGGCAGCAGCCCTACCCTATGGACTTCTACGCCGGCAGTTCCTTGGGGCCGTGGACGGTGAACCACGGACGGGATCGGCTGCTCCAGCACCCGGGCCGGCCGGCGCTGGGGAAG GTATCAGCTCCAGCTCTGGCCGGGCCGCACCCTCTTTCCGTTGTCATGGCAACGCCCACTCTCTCTGAGGCCCGCCTCCAGGGTGGTGCCGGCATTGGGTTCCGTCCCCTTATGTTCAACTTCCGCTCGGGGAAAGACCGCTTCCGGTCCCTCTGGCGCTTGCCCAGAATTATGGCTACGTCTCAGCCTCTGCGGGTCTTGTGTTTGGCCGGTTTTCGGCAGAGCGAGCGGGGCTTCCGCGAGAAGACTGGAGCGCTGCGGAAGGCGCTGCGGGGCCGCGCAGAGCTCGTGTGCCTCAGCGGCCCGCACCCGGTCGCGGACGCAGCGGGCCCTGAGGGCGCCGGGCCAGACCCCG GGCCCTGCCCTCCGGAGGAGCAACCTCGAGGCTGGTGGTTTTCCAAACAGGAGGCAGACGTTTTCTCGGCACTGGAAGAGCCCACGGTGTGCAGAGGTCTGGAGGAAGCCCTGGGAACGGTGGCACAGGCACTGAGCAAGCTGGGGCCTTTCGATGGGATCCTTGGTTTCAGCCAGGGGGCCGCGCTAGCAGCCCTTGTGTGTGCCCTTGGCCAAGCCGGCGATCCCCGCTTCCCTTTGCCCCGGTTTATCATCCTGGTATCTGGTTTCTGTCCCCGGGGCCTTGGCCTCAAGGAAGCCATCCTGCAGGGCCCCTTGTCACTGCCTTCCCTCCATGTTTTTGGGGACACCGACCGCGTCATCCCCTCTCAGGAGAGTATGCAACTGTGTAGCCGATTCGCTGGAGCCATCGCCCTCACCCACTCTGGTGGCCATTTCATTCCGGCGGCCGCGCCCCAGCGCCAGGCCTACCTCCAGTTCCTGGACCAGTTTGCAGAGTGA